The stretch of DNA GTAAATACGTTGAGGATTGTCTGTGTACATGTTTGGCTTGAATCTCCTTTAGTGAGCTGTTGATCCTTACTACCCTGTCATAATGTCCTTATACAAAATTAGTGACCTTTGTGTTAATTACACAATTCGATggttgatagagttgaagacttcATTGTACCTAACAGCATTTAATacaatttatttctcttttcctcttttttttttttttttggtttttcgagacagggtttctctgtgtagctttgcacctttcctgggactcacttggtagcccaggctggcctcgaactcacagagatccgcctggctctgcctcccgagtgctgggattaaaggcgtgcgccaccaccgcccggcctcttttttttttttttaaagatttatttattatgtatacagtgttctgcctgcatgtgtccctgcaggccagaagagggcatcagatctcattacagatggttgtgagccacccatgtggttgctgggaattgaactcgggacctctggaagagtagccagtgctctgaaccactgagccatctctccaaccctctctttcctcttttaatGGTTTTCTTACATGGATTTCAGGAGAgtctgcttggttttttttttttttttttttttgttttttttgttttttttgttttttttttttttggttattagccATTCTTCAAAGTTGATTGATTAAGTTTCCATTTCTCTAATTCTTTCAAATGGAGTGTTGGCactatacttttttgtttttgttcaactTTCAGTGCAATAGTTTGTCTACAGATGACTTCATCTATACCGTCCATCCATACTTAGACTGGACTGTTGAATTTTAGACTaaattcatttcctcttcagTAGCTGAGAGGTTGTTCGAGGCTtacctgaaacttgctatgtagaccaggctgatcttgaactcacagaggttagcctgcttctgcccctgggtgctggggtaaaggtgtgCGCAGCTGTGGGTGGTGTCCTCTTCGACCTGAATAGTATTTCAGAAGTAGCACATTCAGTGTGAGGACTGTGTCACCACTGTGCTTATCCCTGTTCTGGTTCTCTGGTTTTGTTTACCAGGTTAGTCAGTTTTCAGGGTTGGTCTTCATTTTCCAAATAGGAGATGCTAGTAAAAGGTCACTGGTTTACTGACTGCCACATGGCTGAACTGCAGAGTGCCTTCAGGTATCATCAGTCCAGATCACGTAATTGGAGCCTCCACATTCATATTCTGAGTATAATATAAATACAGTGGTCACAGACCCTCTGTTGTAAAAGGTTAAAAATCGTTCTAGTCTGTGAATTACAACTATATTTCTGAAAGTTAGATGAGTGTTAAATATTGAATTACTTAGTTTAAGAGTACAACATAGTCCTGAGTTGGAAGGGCTTAGTAGTTCTTCACTTCAGTCTCATGAGGAGCACAGTGatccttggtttaaaaaaaaaaatagttttataggtagtctctggcctctgtcttcagaatattgggattaaaggtgcgcacaaCTGTGCCCAGCTGTTTAAATCTTTTATATGTgttcatagtgagttctagaacttTGAGGGACATGTGGAAAATAGTGACAATATTTTTCACCAAATTCACTAGTCAAATTTTCTCCcttgtactttcttttctttttttaatttttgaattcaaaagttgagggctggagagatggctcttccagaggacctgggttcaattcccaatacccacctggcagctcacaactgtctataactacagttccagggaatccaacaccctcttctggcctctgcggcaacacacacatggtgtacagacacacttgtaggccaaacacccatacacataaagtaaaactgaaggttaaaaagcaaacaatttGTAAAGTTCAGTATAAAACCGCTTCCAGTTTGCTGCTTTAAAGCCGCTACTGTAaatcttcttccttcccctcttcactAGGTTACAGCGAGGCAAGAAGCAGCAGATTGAAAACGGCAGTGGAGCGGAGGACAACGGGGACAGTTCCCACTGTAGCAATGCTTCCACACACAGCAATCAGGAAGCGGGGCCTAGTAACAAACGGACCAAAACCTCGGACGACTCCGGCCTTGAACTTGATAATAACAATGCAACGGTGGCAATTGATCCAGTGATGGATGGTGCTAGTGAAATTGAGTTAGTGTTCAGGCCCCATCCAACACTTATGGAAAAGGATGACAGTGCACAGACAAGGTGAGGGTGGGAATTAGTTTCAGATTTACCTGGTTTCAGAATGCTTCATTTGGAGTTTAACTGGAAAGTTTGTATTTGAAATGAAATCAGTATTTGCCATCCTAGTTTTAAGGTTCAGTCTGAATGTACTGCTGCCTAGATTGCTTttcccctctccttcttctccccacttcttcccttcccttcccttctttttttctttgtgttcttccCAAGACAAGAAGCACTTCACAAAGGATCAACCCTCATAGATGATGAAGAAAAAGGCAATCCAGAATAGGCTCTGAATTTTACACTGGCAAGGATGAGTTTCCACACCACTCACTGTTGTTGCCAGCGAGTGCAAATAAACAGCAGATATTTGTCAGATGAGTAATTGAATAGCATATCATGCTTTTAAAATCCCAAGATCAGCCAGGGAGGCctaccagcctggcctacactgtgagttccaggacagccagggatacacagagaagccctgtcttgagaaagcaaaaaacaaatagataaataaataaaagatcccTAGATCGGCagttcaaataaataaaagatcccAAGATCGGCAGTTCTCcgttctgcttcagcctccagaaccagAGTGTTTGTTCTCAAGGCAGTTTGCTCTTCCTCTTAGTGCTCTTCTTGCTGCGGCCAACAGGTTCTAGTAACCGGGCTTGGAAGgtgtgctgtttttgttgttgttaatgtttgtttttttaatttagtacactgtatatttatttgatttttgttgcTTTGTATCATGTATTACAGAAGGTAAGGGTGATGAGCCTTTATAGCCTGTCTTTGCTTTTTATAGAGCAggaaatttctattcattttcaaTAATTGGTACATAGATGTTTTACATAGCTTTGTAGCTCCATAATTTAGGAATGTTTTTGATGTACTCTAGAAACTAAATGTTTGATGCTTTATTCTTTTAGatacataaagacttcaggtAATGCTACTGTTGATCACTTATCCAAGTATCTGGCTGTGAGGTTAGCTTTAGAAGAACTTCGAAGTAAAGGAGAATCCAACCAGATGAACCTCGATACAGCCAGTGAGAAGCAGTACACCATCTACATAGCGACAGCCAGTGGCCAGTTCACGGTGAGTATTTTCATCAGCAGACTGGTGAAAGTGTGAGCTCGGAAGTAAGTGGCAAGTAGTGCTGTGGGGCCTGTTCATAAGAGCCCTGGGAACCTGGAAGGAGAAGTAGCAGATGAGTGACTGCCTGTGTGATGATGATGCCCTTTGTTCTGTTGTGGACAGTGCTCTGTGaccttgtctgtctgtcagttTAGTCTCACTGTTACTGAGCGCCCTGCATTTAATCTTCTtgcctttctctttgttttaggTATTGAATGGCTCTTTTTCTTTGGAATTGGTCAGTGAGAAATACTGGAAAGTGAACAAGCCCATGGAACTTTATTATGCACCCACCAAGGAGCACAAATGAGCTTTGAAAAATCATTTCTGAGACTGAACTTTTTATAGCCTATTTCTTTAATGCTAAAGATGCACCATCATTTCTTTCACGGACAGATCTGGGAGatgttcagttttctttctgaGCCAGACTTGTTTACACTTTGAGGTTCATTTTCCCTTATTTAAGACTCTAGTAATTCAGTACTCCCCTGCCCCTTAATAGTATAAATAAGTTATATGTCACAGAAAGGATAGTTCCTTTGGGGAGGACACTTGGACCTAGGaggtttttgtggttttgtgttcttttcccccttttttttcccttccagtttttgatcttttgagacagggtctcattttatagccctggctagcctggaacttgctgagtagtccagggtggccttgaatttggaGTGATACTCCTGCCCAAGTacgggattataggtgtgcattaccacacctggcttaagaTTCAGTTGGCCATCAGCCATCTTTCCCCCTTTCACAAGTTTTGTAGCCTAAAGAATGTTAGACAATATGTATTCTGACTTTTTTCCCTTGGAGTCTTGTATATTTATAGTTTTCTATATAAACTGTAGTATCTTCATGAAGACCGGGGCTCAAATTTACTGTGCTTAAACAATTCTCATAGGATTATTATTTTCATGGTATTTTCTTACATAATATCTCATTTAAAAAGAGGTTCTTTATGAACTTGGTGTCCATTGTCatgcaatgtttttgtttttttgttttttcttgtttgttttccctaTAAGTTTAGAATTTCTGGTCATGGGAAGAGAATCAAACAGAGTTCTTTGAGAACACGGTTCATTTACAGATTTCACTGAAGAAAGCAAAGTTTAGATTGGTGATAAAATGTGTTCCTCAGTTGTACATTGAAgagttttttcttctgtgttagtTTTACTGTTCAGTTTCTTTATTGTATATGATCGATGCTTCTCCCTATTAAAATACCAGAGATACGGAGATATTTGCACTTTAGCCTTGATGAAAAGTACAAGATATGTTCAAAGCGTCCCCTAATTCTTTTCTTCCTAATTCAGAgctaaaaatggaaaagaaaggttGCTTCCGTTTAAAGAGTTCTTTTGATTTTGAGTTGCCACTTGTTTATAAATTTAGTGCCCTGCTAATTACACTCTGTAGAAGCAGGTTAATGGAGCGTGAACATTGCTTTGATAATAATAAGACAGTTCTGTAGAAGAATGTCAGCGATTGGTAGTCATTCAGATATTCTTCGTTTTGTATTGAGACAGTGTTGATAGTTTCGGAGCCAAATAATACTGACTTAtgtcttatttttcatttctgtccTGTTTCTACATATGCCTCCAAGTTTATATTCTCACAGTATTTACAAAGACATGCTTGCATTGAGAAATTTAACCCAGAAGGGTTTTGATGAAGTAGAGCTCCAAGTACCATTGTAACTCAAGTCTGTCTAGTCATTATCAATACTTCTCTGTCAGATTTGACAGATCGGGCCAGCTTGATGTTTTAACTTGAGCCGAGTACGAAAACTTAAAGGCTTACTCAATTTTTtaccattttattgaaaatatttgaaatctgtttttacaatttttttggtAATCTGTGCCATAAGATTTGAAAAACCACCAAAATTATAAGAACTTTTATATCCAATTCCTTTTCTGGGGTGATGTTAAGTTGTATAGATTATTAATGCATGTTTGCTGACTATAACCCTTGTTTTGTGATGTAATTGCTTAGATTTTGTTGATAACATTAGATTAGTGGTTGTATTAAATAACTAAATTCTCATTGTGGTTATTAATTGAAATTTTATCTTTAAGCAGAATATTTGTGACAATGAGTTTGTGCTTAGAGAATGTATGTGTTTTTAATCTGTCAGTATGGGAGCACATAAACTGTTTGCATCATTTAGTGAAGGTATTACATGTGTACTCCTTTGCCAAATACATAGGTAATTGGTAGAACATTGAGTGCATTGtgtgtgcttgcgtgtgtgtgtgtgtgtgtgtgtgtgtgtgtgtgtgtgcgcgtgcgtgtgtgtgtgtgcgcacacgcgtgcatgcttgcttgcttggggACGGAGGCTAGATCTGGGAGGGGAATGTTGATGGCAGAAGAAGAAATACTGTTGGCTGTCATTACCCACCAAAGATCCCAGGTGTTATACAGCTCACTGTATGTAACCACTGACATAACCAAGTTTACGATTTCATtagtttggggaggattaggaacCAAGGTCTAACAGTGTTAtccagctgtccttgaactctagAGCTCAAATtattctcctgcttcagtctcctgagtaatGGGATGATGAGTGCAGACAACAATACTCACTTTAACCTTTTTCCCCCCTCAGGGGAGTGGAGTGGAGTTCAGTGTCGTGTGTACATTTACACTGTTAGGTCCAAACAAACTCAACAATCCTCAAACTCCTCTGCCCATACCTTGAGCAATTCTCTTCCAcaggttagtttttttttttaaaagaatttggcTGTTTTACGTAAATCATAAAATCATAGAAATATTGTAGTTTTCAGAGTCCTTCAATTATGAGGATATATCAGTTTGAATTTAGTGGATGACATATGTATAGACATTTTGCATATTCATTTATTGTTAGTAGGTTGATGGGTATGCTTTACTATTCTAATATTGAGACATTATGAAACACATAAGTTCCTGGTGTCTATTTTGGTACAAATAGGAGTGGAATTATTAGGTCATACTCttagcttttgttttttggttttttcaagacagggtttccctgtgtagttttggtgcctgtcctggatctcactctgtagtccaggctggcctcaaactcacagagatccgcctggctctgcctcccaagtgccgggattaaaggcgtgtgccgccgctgccgccaccactgCTTGGAGCAACTCTTTGTTTTTAATACTTTGTGAAGTTTCCAACTATTTTCCACAGTGGCTACCCAACACCATTTTACATTTCTGCCAGTAATGAATAGGGGTTCCAGTTTTCTCATTATTTCCACaacatgttattttctttttcctagaaattgtgtgtgtgttgtgcctgcgtttgtgtctgtgtcctacactttggaagtcagttctctccttccaccgtgtgtgATTTTGGATCAggctcaggtcatcaagcttggcagcaagtgccgttggctgctgagccaccttgacAGCCTTGGTTTTTGAGAAGGGCTTttggtagctctggctggcctggaacttgcttgtaaCCCAGGGTGTCCTCAAGCCATCTTCTTGACTCTGGCCTTCTGAGTATTaagaggcatgtgctaccatgcatGGCTTCCATTTTGAGTTTAGCATATGGCAAAAGGTCTGGGCCCAGCCTTCATTTATTTGCATGTAGACATCTAGTTTTCTCAACTGTAGAATAATACATTCTTCAGTGAATTGTTTCAGGACAAAATCAGTTGTCCATACATGTAAGGGATTCATTTTGAACTTTGAGATTCCTTTATCTATATATCCTATGCCAATGCCACACAGTTTggctagtttttaaaaattattttgatttttacaaactttcaaataaataaaaacaccaaaaCTAAGCAGTCCCAACGTTTATACAACTGAATAATTTTATATAGTTAGAATCGCCATTCAGAATGGAAACCGTGGGGCTTCACATTCAATTTTTTACACTTACAGTGTTGGatatattttatgcacttattCAACATCAAAACCAAAGAATACTCTTTAAAACTTGCGTTTCATATTCCGCCCTTCCTCATCCCcttatatttagtgttttggttttttttgttctctatCACTttgtaatatgtattatataattttaCCCATTTGAACCTCATGAGGAAGACATTTTTCTTGAGCATTTCAGCTTAAAAATACTTGCATTTCTGTATGTATACCCACTTTCACTCTGTCTTTTTTAATAGGATCTCTAggtagctgtcctggaaatctttgtagaccaagctagccttgaattcacagagatctgcctgcctctgtctcctgacttGAGCATTGGGGGTTAAAGATGTGCGCATCCCAGCCTTCGTGTGCACACCTTTTATATACCAGTTTTCTGATCATAATTATAGGAAAAGAGTAGTTTACATTTGTAGCTATAAAATCAACCCTCTTGACTAGACATGTAGCTTAACTAGTAGAGTGCTTACCAGCAAAGTGTAAAACTTATGTGGTACCAGGAATGGCAAGGCATGCCTGTGATTCCAACATTTAGGGTGGTGGAGAAGGAAGATGAGAGACCAAGTCATCCTCTGATAATAGAAAGGCCAGCCTAGGGGACATTACATTAGACCTGTCTTTAGAAAATAAAGGCCTCCAACAATCGGTTATAAGGCAAAAAGAACAATGTAGAAATTgtcaaaaacagatttttaataaTTACACTTttgcgtatgtgtgtatgtatatgtttttgtgtgttgCCCTCTTACATgactggtgtctgcagaggctacaagaggacattagatcccctagaaggacttaaagacagttgtgagctgccatgttatcaaactcaggtcctatgcaagagcagccagtgtccttaacggctgagccatctctccaacccattttctttctttttaaaaaatcaacagtCTTAACTGTTACCTCATTGTAGTTTcgtttttcatttctctgatgtcttacattgaacatttttcatgtgtttacTGATCATTTATGTATGTCTTCAGAGCAATGTATATTCaaatcatctgtgtgtgtgtgtgtctgtgtgtttatgtgtattggGCTTGAACCCTCCTCACAGTGGAACATTTTCACAGAGCTACATATCCTCTGCCCTTCTATTTCTTTAGTTGAAGTTTTCCTAGGTTAGTTAAATTGGCCTCAAACCTCAGAGATCAAATGTttggttttcctgcctctgcctgccaagaaGCTGGCATTACAGGGGCCTTGCTTTTTTGCCAACATactgttttatttacatttatttagtgtgagtgtgtgtgtgtttgtgtatatgtgtgtccgcgtctatccatccatcattgtTTGATTTCTGTCACTGGTGTTAAAAATACTTGACTGAAAAACAGCTTTGGGAGGAAAGTTGTCCCTGGTCCCCTCCTGCCTTGGTacttgggaaagctggccccacccctcaccatgggtGGGAGAGCTGACTCAGCTCCTCACCTGAGGGGCATGGTCCCAATAGCCTGGACTGACCAACTCGGCTACCACCCTGGCATACATCCAGGGATTGGAGTTGGTACTCCCTGACATTACCCtatctgtgacctgctggagcGTCTTAAGGGACTGGCCCTGTGGAAtcagctgcaggatctccagggGCAACACCGaaaggagttttggtgagggtccagtattgattgTATACCTTGAGCCAGACCAACACCACATtgcacaatgaacatttgcaagtaaagctgtttggacaaaaagAGTACACTGCGAGATGCGCCACAGCTCCAAAAGCCACTAagatgaagaggtgatggagaggtgggaaagatggaggatcgAAGtggggttttttgcttgttttgtttgttttactatccttatttttaagtttttcttgagGGGGACGCTACAAGGGTGAAGGGCATATATATAGAGGGACTTGTAAATgcgtgggattggggtgcatgatgtgcaatttccaaagaatcaataaaaaattgctTAAAAAATGAGTTTAAAGATGGGCAAAGGGTTCAGATAGCTCAAAGCTGACAAATAGTTTATGAAGAACTGCTGGAAACTGTAAGCAGCCCATGGTAGACATTGAACCAGAAGTAGTCTTTTAGCTGCGTTTTGCTGAGAGCCAGGAACATATAACTGGATTAGCTTCCTAACACTGTCTTCCTTATCTAACCTGCCTGATGTATAAGGAGGACAAACGCTAGATCATTCCAGAGCTTAGTCCTGCCTTTCCCTCCTGTCAGGTGTTTGGTCTCTGAGGGTGACAGTGATAGTGTTCTCTTTACCATGTCCCCTCCATGTGTAGCAGGGTGAGGGTGTGCAAACACCAACGCCACTGCGTCTTGTGTTTCTCCTGAGCAGTCCTTTGGATGACATCTAGTTAGAAGGTTCACTTAGAACAATTAGACCATTAGTGTGTAAATGGAGATTCTTTGCTTTAGAATAAAGTACAAATGTTTTTGCATAGACTATGAAGTGTCCTTACCAAGTCACTATAATCAGAAAGTGTAGAAGGGCTACTATCAGAACAAAGATTAGTGTTTGTGAGTTTTTGAAAACAGAAACTGATTACCTTGTGAGGGGTAAGTTAGTGTAGCCATTATGGAAAACTGTAGAGGTCCCTCAGATAGTGAATGAAGAGCTCAGCTGGGTGTGGTTGTgcacacttaatcccagcacccaagaagcAGAAGCATGtctatctttgagtttgaggccagcctggtct from Peromyscus eremicus chromosome 15, PerEre_H2_v1, whole genome shotgun sequence encodes:
- the Rnf2 gene encoding E3 ubiquitin-protein ligase RING2; this translates as MSQAVQTNGTQPLSKTWELSLYELQRTPQEAITDGLEIVVSPRSLHSELMCPICLDMLKNTMTTKECLHRFCADCIITALRSGNKECPTCRKKLVSKRSLRPDPNFDALISKIYPSRDEYEAHQERVLARINKHNNQQALSHSIEEGLKIQAMNRLQRGKKQQIENGSGAEDNGDSSHCSNASTHSNQEAGPSNKRTKTSDDSGLELDNNNATVAIDPVMDGASEIELVFRPHPTLMEKDDSAQTRYIKTSGNATVDHLSKYLAVRLALEELRSKGESNQMNLDTASEKQYTIYIATASGQFTVLNGSFSLELVSEKYWKVNKPMELYYAPTKEHK